The proteins below are encoded in one region of Sphingobacterium sp. R2:
- a CDS encoding dienelactone hydrolase family protein: protein MKTVMTLLMLTMVTMTTQAQQLKQVSYQDGEQKLNGMVTANTAKKGPAVLILPAWKGIDNEAKQAALQLEKEGYIAFIADIYGEGNIPSDNTAASKIASHYKTDYKAYQHRIMLALEQLKKEGADPSKIAVIGYCFGGTGALEAARADLPVNAVVSIHGGLSKAADRPNGSIKTKVLIEHPAADKSVSKEDYDGLVKELNEGKADWQIITYANSGHTFTNPESAEYNPVMAKRAWEHTLLFLKEVLN, encoded by the coding sequence ATGAAAACAGTTATGACACTATTGATGCTTACTATGGTCACCATGACTACGCAGGCCCAACAATTAAAACAGGTTTCTTACCAGGATGGTGAACAGAAACTCAACGGCATGGTAACCGCCAATACGGCAAAAAAAGGCCCAGCTGTTTTAATTCTTCCAGCATGGAAAGGAATTGACAACGAAGCGAAACAAGCCGCATTACAACTTGAAAAAGAAGGGTACATCGCGTTCATTGCCGACATCTACGGTGAAGGGAATATCCCCTCCGACAACACCGCCGCTTCGAAAATTGCCAGCCACTACAAGACAGACTATAAAGCTTATCAGCATCGCATAATGCTCGCATTGGAACAACTGAAAAAAGAGGGTGCGGATCCCAGCAAGATTGCTGTCATTGGCTATTGCTTTGGAGGTACGGGCGCGCTCGAAGCCGCAAGAGCGGATTTACCCGTCAATGCGGTGGTCAGTATCCATGGCGGCCTATCCAAAGCTGCCGACAGACCCAATGGTTCGATCAAAACAAAAGTACTCATTGAGCACCCAGCAGCCGATAAAAGTGTATCAAAAGAAGATTACGATGGGTTGGTCAAGGAATTAAATGAAGGAAAAGCAGACTGGCAAATAATTACCTACGCAAATTCTGGACATACGTTTACGAATCCCGAGTCAGCCGAATATAACCCCGTAATGGCTAAACGTGCCTGGGAGCACACCTTATTATTTTTGAAAGAAGTATTAAATTAA
- a CDS encoding VanW family protein, whose translation MRKRKLISQRHPILYFFAVWVRRVQRKVIWLIDNKKYSTAKSAEKLPFRIKKHQSVLLKKLGENNMQLQINKVTNLKIAAAQINSILIRPEETFSFCKLVGLPTVKKGYLPGMELSFGEARAGIGGGICQISNLIHWLVIHSPLTVNERYHHSFDPFPDDGRVLPFGSGATVFYNYRDYQFTNNTPYTFQINLWFTDKCLEGELRIDQELDFAYHVFEKEHQFLKIDNQFFRKNEIWREKFLKFQGGKILETELLTKNFARVTYTPVEYIEISADQNTVD comes from the coding sequence TTGAGAAAAAGAAAACTGATCAGTCAACGCCATCCCATACTCTACTTTTTTGCGGTATGGGTAAGAAGAGTACAAAGAAAAGTCATCTGGCTAATTGACAACAAAAAATACAGCACAGCTAAATCAGCTGAAAAACTTCCCTTTCGTATTAAGAAGCATCAGTCTGTCTTATTAAAAAAACTGGGCGAAAATAATATGCAATTGCAGATTAACAAAGTTACCAACCTGAAAATTGCAGCTGCACAGATTAATAGCATTCTGATCAGACCGGAGGAAACCTTTTCATTTTGTAAACTCGTTGGACTACCCACTGTAAAAAAAGGATATCTGCCTGGAATGGAGTTATCCTTTGGTGAAGCAAGAGCGGGTATTGGCGGTGGAATCTGTCAAATATCCAACCTCATCCATTGGCTTGTTATCCATAGTCCACTCACCGTCAACGAACGTTATCACCACTCTTTTGACCCTTTTCCGGACGATGGCCGTGTATTGCCATTCGGTAGTGGAGCTACCGTCTTTTATAATTATCGCGATTATCAGTTCACCAACAACACGCCTTACACCTTTCAAATAAACCTCTGGTTTACAGACAAATGTTTAGAGGGTGAATTAAGAATTGATCAAGAACTTGACTTTGCCTATCATGTCTTTGAAAAAGAACATCAATTTCTTAAAATTGACAATCAGTTCTTTCGTAAAAATGAGATTTGGCGCGAGAAGTTTTTAAAATTTCAGGGTGGAAAGATTTTGGAAACCGAACTTTTGACCAAAAATTTTGCCCGGGTTACCTATACCCCTGTTGAATATATTGAAATTAGTGCCGATCAAAATACGGTCGATTAA
- the thiM gene encoding hydroxyethylthiazole kinase — protein MEDSIINLLEQLRVEKPLVHNITNLVVMNNTANALLALGASPVMVHSPLEVREVVDIAQALVINIGTLSEATAEAMLVATEHANTIGRPWVLDPVGAGISAFRNDLLSNLLDLKPTVIRGNASEIMTLYNFNQPNTKGVDSTTASKDALRFGQLLQEQTGSIICISGEVDYILSEEYRVEVYNGHPLMTQVTGLGCSATALIGAFLGVTDHYFEAAVAGVSILSLAGERAAQTAAGPGSLQLNLYDELYQLNAERLKSTLKIKRYAH, from the coding sequence ATGGAAGATTCAATTATCAATTTATTAGAGCAGCTGAGGGTCGAAAAACCCCTCGTACACAACATCACAAACCTCGTTGTGATGAACAATACTGCCAACGCACTTTTAGCCCTAGGAGCGTCCCCTGTGATGGTACACAGTCCATTAGAAGTACGCGAGGTTGTCGATATTGCACAAGCTCTTGTCATTAATATCGGCACCTTGAGTGAAGCTACTGCCGAAGCTATGCTGGTTGCTACCGAACATGCCAATACCATTGGACGTCCATGGGTACTTGATCCTGTTGGTGCTGGGATATCAGCATTCCGCAATGATTTATTATCCAATCTACTGGATCTCAAACCAACGGTTATTCGTGGAAATGCATCAGAAATCATGACGCTGTACAATTTCAACCAACCGAACACAAAGGGAGTCGACAGCACGACAGCCAGTAAAGATGCCCTCCGATTTGGCCAATTATTACAAGAGCAAACCGGCTCAATTATCTGTATTTCTGGAGAAGTAGACTATATCCTTTCGGAAGAATACCGGGTTGAAGTCTATAATGGTCACCCTTTAATGACGCAAGTTACCGGACTTGGCTGCAGCGCTACTGCACTCATCGGGGCATTTTTAGGTGTTACGGACCACTATTTTGAAGCAGCTGTTGCCGGTGTATCCATTTTGAGCTTAGCGGGAGAACGCGCTGCCCAAACCGCAGCTGGCCCAGGTAGCCTGCAGTTAAATCTCTATGATGAACTCTATCAGCTCAATGCAGAACGTCTAAAATCAACGCTCAAGATCAAACGCTATGCGCATTAA
- the thiE gene encoding thiamine phosphate synthase has protein sequence MRINPLFPYPLYLVISERDCYPQNWLNVAEEAIIGGVDLIQLREKADDPATFLDKAIRLKKLTDHYGIPLVINDSVAIAAQIEAWGVHVGQNDVQPLAIREKYGDKLTIGWSIEDMQQLESQQMCAVDHLGVSPIFSTRTKVDTITEWGISGLKQLRNRTEKPLIAIGSMNLQTAEQAWKAGADSIAVVSAICRSQDPRQASAQLKELLK, from the coding sequence ATGCGCATTAATCCGCTGTTTCCCTACCCTTTATATTTAGTCATTTCTGAGCGCGACTGTTATCCTCAAAATTGGCTAAATGTCGCTGAAGAGGCCATTATTGGTGGAGTCGATCTTATACAATTGCGCGAAAAAGCTGACGATCCGGCCACATTTTTGGATAAAGCCATCCGTTTAAAAAAACTGACCGATCATTATGGTATTCCGCTCGTGATCAATGATTCCGTAGCAATCGCTGCCCAAATCGAGGCATGGGGAGTACATGTGGGTCAAAATGATGTGCAGCCGCTCGCAATTCGCGAAAAATATGGCGACAAATTGACTATTGGCTGGTCCATAGAAGACATGCAACAACTGGAAAGTCAACAAATGTGCGCTGTCGACCACCTTGGTGTAAGCCCTATTTTTTCAACGAGAACAAAAGTGGATACGATAACCGAATGGGGAATTTCGGGTTTAAAGCAACTTAGGAATAGGACGGAAAAACCATTGATTGCAATCGGCAGCATGAATTTGCAAACCGCTGAACAGGCTTGGAAAGCAGGTGCAGACTCCATTGCAGTCGTTTCGGCCATCTGCCGAAGCCAAGACCCCAGACAGGCCAGTGCACAACTAAAAGAACTATTAAAATGA
- the thiD gene encoding bifunctional hydroxymethylpyrimidine kinase/phosphomethylpyrimidine kinase encodes MTKDKKYRVPTVLSIAGFDGSGGAGIQADTKTISALGCYAMNVLTALPVQNTQGVRNIYEIPTAAVRDQLDAIFDDIYPDAIKIGMVHNIELVKLISSYLKEYKGPIVFDPVMVSTSGHKLIHDDTIQACIELLFPLATLITPNLDEVGVLVDEVIDNVLKMEKAGNTLLAKGCQSVLIKGGHLRSQELTSLLFQHKSAPIEFKSQKINSKNTHGSGCSLSSAIASQLAQGISLDKAVEFALAYIHAAIAGSKDLLIGKGNGPLNHFHNPLKLIQYELD; translated from the coding sequence ATGACAAAAGATAAAAAATACAGGGTCCCTACCGTACTCAGCATTGCGGGGTTCGATGGTAGTGGTGGAGCAGGTATACAGGCAGACACCAAAACGATATCTGCATTAGGCTGTTATGCCATGAATGTATTAACCGCCCTGCCAGTACAGAATACACAAGGTGTAAGAAATATTTATGAAATCCCTACTGCAGCCGTCAGGGATCAATTGGATGCGATTTTTGATGATATCTATCCCGACGCAATCAAAATAGGGATGGTACACAATATTGAACTTGTGAAGCTTATTAGCAGCTATTTAAAAGAATATAAAGGGCCTATCGTCTTTGATCCAGTCATGGTGTCAACGAGTGGACACAAGCTCATTCATGATGATACAATTCAGGCCTGCATTGAACTTCTTTTTCCTTTAGCAACGCTGATTACACCAAATTTAGATGAGGTAGGTGTCCTGGTAGACGAAGTTATAGACAATGTCCTGAAGATGGAAAAAGCGGGAAATACCCTACTGGCAAAAGGCTGTCAATCCGTTTTGATTAAAGGTGGACATCTCCGTAGTCAAGAGCTAACATCGCTATTATTCCAGCACAAGAGCGCTCCGATTGAATTCAAATCCCAAAAAATCAACAGCAAAAATACACATGGTTCGGGTTGTTCGCTTTCCTCAGCAATTGCAAGCCAATTAGCACAGGGTATTAGCCTCGATAAAGCCGTAGAGTTCGCATTGGCCTATATACACGCAGCAATAGCCGGTAGTAAAGATCTTCTTATTGGCAAAGGAAATGGGCCATTAAATCACTTCCATAACCCACTTAAACTTATTCAATATGAACTGGACTGA
- the tenA gene encoding thiaminase II, with protein MNWTDQAWDSITTIYSDILAMPFIVQLSDGSLPLDKFQFYMRQDAFYLEEFGRVLAFIGAKSIDNQQALDYFEFGRNALLVESALHENYFREFGLSAADESNKIEPTCHHYVHFLKSVAAFESVEVAMAATLPCFWIYKEVGDHIVSTANTQGNPYSKWIETYSGDDFAQGVIKAKNYVDKIAAETTATKREKMRQVFITASQLEYQFWLAAYKRRVW; from the coding sequence ATGAACTGGACTGATCAAGCCTGGGATTCTATAACAACTATTTATTCAGATATACTTGCCATGCCGTTTATCGTTCAGCTTAGCGATGGTAGTCTCCCCTTGGATAAATTTCAATTTTACATGCGGCAGGACGCTTTCTATTTAGAAGAATTTGGCCGCGTACTCGCCTTTATAGGTGCAAAAAGCATAGACAACCAACAGGCATTGGATTATTTTGAATTTGGTCGTAATGCACTTCTTGTTGAAAGCGCGCTACACGAAAATTATTTTCGGGAATTTGGTCTAAGTGCTGCCGACGAGAGCAACAAGATCGAACCAACCTGCCATCATTATGTCCATTTTCTTAAAAGCGTAGCCGCTTTCGAGAGCGTCGAGGTCGCTATGGCGGCAACACTCCCCTGTTTTTGGATTTATAAGGAGGTCGGAGATCACATTGTATCGACAGCAAATACACAGGGAAATCCCTATTCCAAATGGATAGAAACCTATAGCGGTGATGATTTTGCACAGGGAGTGATCAAGGCCAAAAACTATGTTGACAAAATTGCTGCAGAAACTACTGCAACAAAACGGGAGAAGATGCGACAAGTATTTATAACAGCTTCCCAATTAGAGTATCAATTCTGGTTAGCAGCCTACAAACGAAGGGTATGGTAA
- a CDS encoding DUF2807 domain-containing protein, producing the protein MKRILTIAFISFLYVAQAQERETRKITAPDGISSATSLRVDYIHSNRNEVVVEADNPEHLSLIETTVKNGTLYVQYKRNTQIRNARNNRVIVYSSKIPTRFAASSSSSIHTDETIKADKISVDVSSSASISLKRLIADDISLSTSSSSSLTTNVSSKNLQVSASSSSSQDISGSASNLNLNTNSSASVDMSRFSTTNAQIQANSSANVTLSVKENLQGKVSTSAKIVLKNQPKNVQVDKSTSGKVVM; encoded by the coding sequence ATGAAAAGAATCTTAACCATTGCCTTTATTTCATTTTTATATGTAGCTCAGGCACAAGAACGCGAAACACGTAAAATCACTGCTCCAGATGGCATTTCATCGGCAACTTCATTACGTGTAGATTATATTCATTCTAATCGCAACGAGGTTGTTGTTGAGGCTGATAATCCCGAGCATTTATCCCTTATCGAAACGACCGTAAAAAACGGCACATTGTACGTTCAGTATAAAAGAAATACGCAAATTAGAAATGCGAGAAACAATCGCGTAATTGTTTACTCAAGCAAGATACCAACACGTTTTGCGGCGTCTTCTAGCAGTTCAATTCATACTGATGAAACAATTAAGGCCGATAAAATTTCTGTCGACGTATCTTCTTCAGCAAGCATATCCCTTAAAAGATTAATTGCGGATGATATAAGCCTTTCAACAAGTTCTTCGAGTAGTTTAACAACGAATGTGAGCAGTAAAAATTTGCAGGTATCTGCAAGTAGTTCGTCCAGCCAAGACATTTCAGGAAGTGCTTCAAATTTAAATTTGAATACCAACTCATCGGCATCGGTTGATATGAGCCGCTTCTCGACAACAAATGCCCAAATACAAGCGAATTCGTCTGCCAATGTAACGCTCAGCGTGAAAGAAAACTTACAAGGAAAAGTTTCTACGTCTGCGAAAATTGTATTAAAAAATCAACCCAAAAATGTCCAGGTTGACAAATCAACTAGCGGCAAAGTAGTTATGTAA
- a CDS encoding DUF1572 family protein: MDNFLATCIKQFKYYKSLGDKTFTQLSTEQLFWHPNDSSNSIALIVKHLGGNMLSRWTDFLSTDGEKENRNRDQEFENTWTDRDELITYWNAGWACLFQAIESLGEEDLAKIIYIRNQGHTVLEAILRQLAHYPYHIGKILYIGKICLVDKWSSLSIPKGHSLSYNEEKFRQKKQQQHFTSEFLQEDRNTTP; encoded by the coding sequence ATGGATAATTTCTTAGCGACTTGTATAAAGCAATTTAAATATTATAAATCATTGGGTGATAAAACATTTACACAATTAAGCACTGAACAGCTCTTTTGGCATCCAAATGATTCAAGCAATAGCATTGCATTAATTGTAAAACATTTAGGTGGAAATATGCTTTCCCGTTGGACGGATTTTCTCAGCACAGATGGTGAAAAAGAAAATAGGAACCGGGATCAGGAATTTGAGAACACCTGGACAGATCGCGATGAGCTTATTACCTATTGGAATGCTGGATGGGCGTGTCTATTCCAAGCAATTGAATCGCTCGGAGAAGAAGATCTCGCTAAAATCATCTATATCCGTAATCAAGGACATACCGTCCTGGAAGCGATCTTGCGGCAACTCGCACATTATCCTTACCACATCGGGAAGATTCTCTATATCGGGAAAATATGTTTGGTTGATAAATGGTCCTCATTATCGATACCTAAAGGGCACTCCCTTTCCTATAATGAGGAGAAATTCAGACAGAAAAAGCAACAGCAGCATTTCACCTCCGAATTTCTGCAGGAAGACCGGAACACTACACCTTAA
- the katG gene encoding catalase/peroxidase HPI, with the protein MDNNEKDISKCPFHNGTMRNSVAGGGTQNQDWWPDRLRVDLLRQHASKSNPMDVDFDYAEAFKQLDLEAVKKDLHALMTDSQEWWPADFGHYGPLFIRMAWHSAGTYRVSDGRGGAGSGQQRFAPLNSWPDNVSLDKARRLLWPIKQKYGKNISWADLMILTGNVALESMGFKTFGYSGGRVDSFEPELDVYWGSETTWLGGDIRYADGSEGVMKSHGVLSADDDADGKLHTRNLEKPLAAVQMGLIYVNPEGPDGNPDPIAAAKDIRDTFGRMAMNDEETVALIAGGHTFGKTHGAGPADNVGKEPEAAGIEQQSLGWKSTYGSGVGADAITSGLEVIWTQKPTEWTNLFFKNLFEHEWELTKSPAGAHQWVAKGADSTIPDPFDPNKKRRPTMLTTDLSLRFDPIYEKISRKFYEDQDAFADAFSRAWFKLTHRDLGPRERYLGAEVPAEELLWQDPIPAVDHVLVDADDISILKSALLNAGLSTAELVTTAWASASTFRGSDMRGGANGARIRLAPQRYWQVNNPAQLQKVLTALEQIQQDFNGKQQGDKKISLADLIVLGGVAAIEQAARAAGHNIKVPFHPGRMDATQEQTDVESMGYLEPIADGFRNYRKGAYTVSTESLLIDRAQLLTLSVPELTVLIGGMRALQANFDGSQLGVMTDRPGQLTNDFFVNLLDMGTAWKAISPDREVFEGSDRKTGIKKWEAGRADLVFGSNAELRAVAEIYGSADANEKFVQDFVKAWNKVMELDRFDLHR; encoded by the coding sequence ATGGACAATAACGAAAAAGACATTAGCAAATGCCCATTTCACAATGGTACGATGCGCAATTCGGTCGCAGGAGGTGGAACTCAAAATCAAGATTGGTGGCCAGATAGATTACGTGTAGACCTGTTGAGACAACATGCGAGCAAGTCAAACCCGATGGACGTAGACTTTGATTATGCAGAAGCGTTTAAACAACTAGACTTGGAAGCTGTAAAAAAAGATTTACATGCATTGATGACTGATTCTCAGGAATGGTGGCCGGCAGATTTTGGACATTATGGTCCATTATTCATCCGGATGGCATGGCATAGTGCAGGAACTTACCGGGTAAGCGATGGTAGGGGCGGCGCAGGATCTGGTCAACAGCGCTTTGCACCTCTAAATAGCTGGCCAGATAATGTGAGTCTAGATAAAGCGCGTCGCCTGTTGTGGCCTATCAAACAAAAATATGGTAAGAATATTTCTTGGGCAGATTTAATGATATTAACGGGTAATGTTGCGCTAGAGTCTATGGGCTTCAAAACTTTCGGTTATTCCGGTGGGCGCGTCGATTCTTTTGAACCAGAATTGGATGTATATTGGGGGTCTGAGACCACATGGTTGGGCGGAGATATCCGTTATGCCGATGGTTCGGAAGGCGTAATGAAGTCGCATGGTGTGCTCTCGGCCGATGACGATGCAGACGGTAAATTACACACCCGCAATCTTGAAAAACCATTGGCAGCGGTACAAATGGGATTGATTTATGTGAATCCGGAAGGACCGGATGGAAATCCTGATCCGATTGCTGCAGCAAAAGACATAAGGGATACTTTTGGTCGGATGGCTATGAATGATGAGGAAACTGTGGCTTTGATTGCTGGAGGACATACTTTTGGGAAAACTCACGGCGCAGGGCCTGCCGACAATGTTGGAAAAGAACCAGAAGCTGCTGGAATAGAACAACAAAGCCTTGGTTGGAAAAGCACTTATGGCAGTGGGGTGGGAGCTGATGCTATTACCAGCGGACTGGAGGTCATTTGGACACAAAAACCGACAGAGTGGACCAATCTCTTCTTTAAAAATCTGTTTGAGCATGAATGGGAATTGACAAAAAGCCCTGCAGGAGCACACCAATGGGTCGCGAAAGGAGCCGATTCGACTATTCCCGATCCTTTTGATCCCAATAAAAAGCGCAGACCAACGATGCTGACCACAGATTTATCGTTGCGTTTTGATCCAATCTATGAAAAGATCTCGCGTAAATTTTACGAAGATCAAGATGCGTTTGCTGATGCATTTTCTCGCGCCTGGTTTAAATTAACACACCGTGATTTGGGACCAAGAGAGCGTTATTTGGGGGCCGAAGTTCCTGCTGAGGAATTATTGTGGCAAGATCCTATTCCTGCTGTCGATCATGTTTTGGTCGATGCGGATGACATTAGTATATTGAAATCCGCCCTATTGAACGCGGGACTTAGCACTGCCGAGCTCGTAACGACAGCCTGGGCTTCAGCGTCTACCTTCCGTGGGTCGGATATGAGAGGTGGTGCAAATGGCGCTAGAATACGTTTGGCTCCGCAGCGGTATTGGCAAGTTAATAATCCGGCGCAACTGCAAAAAGTTCTTACTGCGCTGGAGCAGATTCAGCAAGATTTTAATGGAAAACAACAGGGCGATAAAAAAATTTCATTGGCAGACTTAATTGTCTTGGGCGGTGTAGCCGCGATAGAGCAGGCAGCTCGTGCTGCAGGGCATAATATCAAAGTACCGTTTCATCCTGGGCGTATGGATGCGACGCAGGAGCAAACGGATGTGGAATCCATGGGTTATCTTGAGCCAATTGCGGATGGATTTAGAAACTATCGCAAAGGCGCTTATACCGTGTCTACGGAGTCGTTATTGATTGATCGGGCGCAGTTGTTAACCTTATCTGTTCCTGAATTGACTGTTCTTATTGGCGGGATGCGTGCTCTTCAAGCCAATTTTGATGGTTCTCAACTAGGCGTAATGACTGACCGACCTGGCCAACTGACCAATGACTTTTTTGTTAATCTATTGGATATGGGAACAGCTTGGAAAGCAATCTCTCCAGATCGGGAAGTTTTTGAAGGATCAGATCGTAAAACTGGTATAAAAAAATGGGAAGCAGGAAGAGCAGACCTTGTTTTTGGTTCGAATGCTGAATTAAGAGCCGTTGCCGAGATATATGGCAGTGCCGATGCAAACGAAAAATTTGTACAAGATTTTGTGAAGGCATGGAATAAAGTGATGGAGTTGGATCGTTTTGATTTACATCGCTAA
- a CDS encoding Hsp20/alpha crystallin family protein has translation MFKRDNYSSGYSNHDKFCGKHFKDRFEKFQQHFFDDEPLQSARRQQFFPVNIVENQEFFEVQLFAAGRKKEQFQVTIQEGVLKISCTANIQDNSVDYIYKEEDGLAFEREFQLNEQVLTDNVHASFEDGVLTVILPKDLEKVARPQEVVID, from the coding sequence ATGTTTAAAAGAGATAATTACAGCAGCGGATATTCAAATCATGATAAATTTTGTGGAAAGCATTTTAAGGACCGTTTTGAAAAATTTCAGCAGCATTTTTTTGATGACGAACCCCTGCAAAGCGCACGGAGACAGCAGTTTTTTCCTGTAAATATTGTTGAGAATCAAGAATTCTTTGAAGTACAGCTTTTTGCTGCTGGTCGCAAGAAAGAACAATTCCAAGTCACCATACAAGAAGGAGTGCTTAAAATTTCATGTACAGCGAATATACAAGACAATTCCGTAGATTATATTTATAAAGAGGAAGATGGATTAGCATTTGAGCGTGAATTCCAATTAAATGAACAGGTGCTTACAGATAATGTACATGCCAGTTTTGAGGATGGGGTGTTGACGGTCATTCTCCCAAAAGATCTCGAAAAGGTAGCGAGACCACAAGAGGTTGTTATTGATTAA
- a CDS encoding RNA polymerase sigma factor codes for MAEKNSRSFTDTVKTYGSQLLRFVKGKVKKTEDAEDILQEVWYQFSRLTNMDELENAGAWLYAVTRNKITDSYRKKKSESLDDLIAGDDDSERSFPIRQFLLADDSNNPELKLFKDIFWDELMKALDELPEKQRRVFMLNELEDKTLQEIAVMENEHLKTIISRKGYAVKHLRVRLRSLYEELKF; via the coding sequence ATGGCAGAGAAAAATTCCAGATCATTTACGGATACCGTTAAGACTTATGGGAGTCAGCTGCTGCGTTTTGTTAAGGGGAAAGTAAAGAAAACTGAGGATGCAGAGGATATCTTACAGGAAGTTTGGTATCAATTTAGCCGTTTGACCAATATGGATGAACTGGAGAATGCTGGGGCCTGGCTTTATGCCGTTACACGCAATAAAATTACCGACAGCTATCGAAAAAAGAAAAGTGAATCACTTGATGATCTGATCGCAGGCGACGATGATAGTGAGCGTTCATTTCCTATCCGTCAGTTTCTTTTAGCTGATGACTCCAACAATCCCGAGCTAAAATTATTTAAGGATATTTTTTGGGATGAACTGATGAAAGCATTGGACGAACTGCCAGAAAAACAAAGACGGGTTTTTATGTTGAATGAATTGGAAGACAAAACGCTTCAAGAAATTGCCGTGATGGAAAATGAGCATTTAAAGACCATCATTAGTCGCAAAGGGTATGCAGTGAAGCATCTGAGAGTACGGTTGCGGAGTTTGTATGAAGAATTAAAATTTTAA
- a CDS encoding alpha/beta fold hydrolase produces the protein MNRLSSGFYAIHTAENKYKISYNFYEPTDPPVVATILIVHGMQEHSGRYQELANYLATQHFAILTYDQLGHGKTALDADQLGYFQQHRAKEQLINDAITMSNFLRETYPQLPQFILGHSMGSFVTRCVLQKKGIQFKGAIIVGSGQRQKGSTAFRLLLTLLNSIAPKRRSKLINRIFDKRNNARFKNEPNQNNSNWLSVSKTNRISFLEDPLCGGLFTNNGFHTVLELSLQATDIEATKNIPKNLPIVFISGQNDPIGDFGMGVEKSVAQLSAQGQTDITIKLYAGMRHEILNEDCKMEVFQFISTWLHRHLV, from the coding sequence ATGAATAGGTTATCGTCAGGTTTTTATGCCATTCATACGGCAGAAAATAAGTATAAAATTTCGTATAACTTTTACGAGCCTACAGATCCTCCTGTAGTGGCTACGATTCTTATCGTCCACGGTATGCAAGAGCATAGCGGTCGGTATCAAGAATTGGCCAATTATCTGGCTACACAGCATTTTGCGATTTTAACCTACGATCAATTGGGCCATGGAAAGACAGCTCTAGATGCGGATCAATTGGGGTATTTTCAACAGCATAGGGCTAAGGAGCAACTCATTAATGACGCCATTACAATGAGTAATTTCTTGCGAGAAACATATCCGCAACTGCCTCAATTTATTTTAGGGCATTCCATGGGATCTTTTGTTACACGTTGCGTGTTACAGAAAAAAGGAATACAATTTAAGGGGGCCATTATCGTGGGTTCAGGCCAACGTCAAAAAGGTTCAACAGCTTTTCGCCTTTTACTCACGCTGCTCAATAGTATTGCCCCCAAAAGAAGAAGCAAATTGATTAACCGTATTTTTGACAAACGCAACAATGCTCGCTTCAAGAACGAGCCCAACCAAAATAACAGCAATTGGTTAAGCGTAAGCAAGACAAACCGTATTTCATTTTTGGAAGATCCACTTTGTGGGGGATTGTTTACCAACAATGGATTTCATACCGTGCTGGAACTTTCCTTGCAAGCGACAGATATCGAAGCTACCAAGAATATCCCCAAAAATCTACCAATTGTATTTATCAGCGGACAGAATGATCCAATTGGAGATTTTGGAATGGGCGTTGAAAAGAGCGTAGCGCAGTTAAGTGCACAGGGGCAGACCGATATAACCATTAAATTATATGCAGGCATGCGGCATGAAATTTTAAATGAAGACTGCAAAATGGAGGTATTCCAGTTCATCAGTACCTGGCTTCATCGCCATTTAGTTTAG